Proteins encoded by one window of Cannabis sativa cultivar Pink pepper isolate KNU-18-1 chromosome 4, ASM2916894v1, whole genome shotgun sequence:
- the LOC115718067 gene encoding protein M7, which yields MKHFKSLTMLVLALMLLERVRSLEEQQVPIPTCASTFFSALIQLIPCRAAVAPFSPIPPSEACCNSLKALGQPCLCVLVNGPPISGVDRNMALQLPEKCTANFEPCDTMN from the exons ATGAAGCATTTTAAAAGCCTGACAATGCTAGTTTTGGCGCTTATGTTGTTGGAAAGAGTGAGAAGTTTGGAAGAGCAACAAGTGCCCATCCCAACTTGTGCAAGCACTTTCTTCTCAGCACTCATTCAGCTAATACCATGCAGAGCTGCAGTTGCTCCTTTCAGCCCTATCCCTCCAAGCGAAGCCTGCTGCAACTCCCTTAAGGCTCTAGGACAGCCATGCTTGTGTGTCCTAGTCAATGGTCCTCCAATCTCTGGCGTTGATCGGAACATGGCTTTACAGCTCCCTGAAAAGTGCACTGCTAACTTTGAACCAT GTGACACCATGAACTAG